One window from the genome of Dyadobacter sp. CECT 9275 encodes:
- the gldG gene encoding gliding motility-associated ABC transporter substrate-binding protein GldG, which yields MKKTGPRFVILLIALVCLNWLASLFFFRWDLTADKRYSISAATKQMLENLDQDVQVNVYLSGDFPPAFERLESATRETLEEFKTYSGGRVSFQFSDPSAAPSEKQRQEQYNNLIERGLTPTNLYDNEDGKRTEKLIFPGAIVQSDTLSVPVQLLKFNKAAAGPDERLNQSYEGVEFELASAIRLLSNPDRKKVGLIVSHTKIPPARLSDIIATIQQSYDVFLDMNNPESYDGLDALLILKPDSAFSEIEKYKFDQYIVNGGKAIFFTDGARVDSVSLEGTFAQPLNLNLDDLFFKWGVRVNNNLVKDINCAQILLNVGNMGDKPQLEPLPWRFFPLLNHFGRHPVTRNINAVYTRFLSSVDTVGGTPGIVKTPLLLTSEYTQILNTPALVGYNEARKQPGPGEYRGGTKLAAVLLEGSFKSLFENRILPSDPRSKTFKSQGAEGKIIICADGDIAVNDFDYKRNTPLPLGYDRISNSTYGNKDFILHALDYLTDANGLITARNKQVAIRSLDKIALQENRKFWQFLNLALPLALIGIFGALRYFFRLRKFA from the coding sequence ATGAAAAAAACCGGACCTCGCTTCGTAATACTGTTAATCGCACTGGTATGCCTGAACTGGCTGGCTTCCCTGTTTTTTTTTCGGTGGGACCTCACAGCAGATAAGCGTTATTCGATTTCGGCCGCTACAAAACAAATGCTTGAAAACCTGGACCAGGACGTTCAGGTGAACGTATATCTGTCGGGAGATTTCCCCCCCGCTTTTGAAAGGCTGGAAAGTGCAACCAGAGAAACCCTGGAGGAATTCAAAACCTACTCGGGCGGCAGGGTATCCTTTCAGTTTTCAGACCCTTCCGCCGCACCCAGTGAAAAACAGCGCCAGGAGCAATATAACAACCTGATAGAAAGAGGCCTTACTCCAACTAATTTGTATGACAATGAAGACGGAAAACGAACAGAAAAATTAATTTTTCCCGGAGCAATTGTTCAGTCGGATACCCTGTCGGTCCCGGTTCAGCTTCTGAAATTCAACAAAGCCGCCGCTGGTCCTGATGAACGGCTTAATCAATCCTATGAGGGCGTGGAGTTTGAGCTGGCCTCGGCTATCCGGCTACTGAGTAATCCGGACAGAAAGAAAGTGGGCCTGATTGTAAGCCATACCAAAATTCCACCGGCGCGGCTCAGTGACATCATCGCAACCATTCAGCAAAGTTATGACGTGTTTCTGGATATGAATAATCCGGAATCGTATGATGGCCTTGACGCCCTGCTGATTTTAAAACCCGACAGTGCTTTTTCGGAAATAGAAAAATATAAGTTTGACCAATATATCGTTAACGGGGGAAAGGCCATATTCTTTACAGACGGCGCCCGGGTAGACAGTGTAAGCCTGGAGGGTACCTTTGCCCAGCCTCTGAACCTCAACCTCGACGATCTGTTTTTTAAATGGGGTGTCAGGGTAAATAATAATCTTGTCAAGGATATCAATTGTGCTCAGATTCTGCTGAATGTGGGCAATATGGGGGACAAACCACAGCTGGAACCGCTGCCATGGCGATTTTTTCCTCTGCTGAACCATTTCGGACGGCATCCGGTCACCCGCAACATCAATGCCGTTTATACACGTTTTTTAAGTTCTGTTGATACCGTAGGTGGCACCCCGGGCATTGTAAAAACCCCTTTGCTCCTGACCTCGGAGTACACCCAGATCTTGAACACTCCAGCGCTTGTCGGTTACAATGAGGCCAGGAAGCAACCTGGGCCTGGTGAATACCGCGGCGGAACAAAACTTGCCGCTGTTCTGCTGGAAGGGTCATTTAAATCCCTGTTTGAAAACCGGATACTTCCGTCAGATCCAAGGTCCAAAACTTTTAAAAGCCAGGGTGCCGAAGGAAAAATTATCATTTGCGCTGACGGAGACATTGCGGTCAATGATTTCGACTACAAACGTAACACCCCGCTTCCACTGGGCTACGACCGGATCAGTAACAGTACCTATGGCAATAAAGATTTTATCCTGCATGCACTGGATTATCTTACAGATGCCAACGGGCTGATTACCGCGCGTAACAAACAAGTCGCTATCAGGTCTCTGGATAAAATAGCGCTGCAGGAAAACCGGAAATTCTGGCAGTTTCTGAACCTTGCACTACCTCTTGCCCTGATCGGAATTTTTGGAGCGTTACGATATTTTTTTAGACTCCGAAAATTCGCCTGA
- a CDS encoding 3-keto-disaccharide hydrolase, translating to MRSTLRFFILSVLLSHSLLAQKNTAKEEWQPLFNGKDLQGWDIKIAERKLNDNYKNTFIVEDGMIRVNYKEYDRFTTEYGHMYYKKPYSYYKIRLQYRFTGSQVPGGASWNVRNSGIMLHSQSASSMGIDQDFPISLEMQFLGGLNAGERTTGNLCTPGTIVEIDGKVAEAHCINSTSKTYNRDQWVMAEAVVLGDSIVHHLIEGDTVLTFTNPKIGGGYVGKNHTFKDGKVGDETGWLAKDNTLLGSGYIALQAESHPIDFRNIEVLNLKGCMDPKAVNYKSYYVANDKAACKYRK from the coding sequence ATGCGCAGTACCCTCAGATTTTTCATCCTGTCAGTTCTTTTGTCTCATTCTCTTTTGGCCCAAAAAAACACGGCAAAAGAGGAATGGCAGCCCCTCTTTAATGGTAAAGACCTTCAAGGCTGGGATATAAAAATCGCGGAGCGAAAATTAAATGACAATTATAAAAACACCTTCATTGTTGAAGATGGCATGATTCGGGTGAACTACAAAGAATACGACAGGTTCACCACAGAGTACGGGCATATGTATTACAAAAAGCCTTATTCCTATTATAAAATCAGGCTGCAATACCGCTTCACCGGCAGCCAGGTACCGGGAGGAGCCTCATGGAATGTCAGGAACAGTGGTATCATGCTCCATTCACAGTCTGCCTCAAGTATGGGGATTGATCAGGACTTCCCTATTTCGTTGGAAATGCAGTTTTTGGGAGGGCTTAACGCGGGAGAAAGAACCACCGGAAACCTGTGCACGCCCGGCACGATTGTGGAAATTGACGGGAAAGTGGCGGAAGCGCATTGCATTAATTCCACTTCTAAAACCTATAACAGAGATCAATGGGTAATGGCCGAAGCGGTTGTCCTGGGTGACTCCATTGTACATCATTTAATTGAAGGAGATACCGTACTTACTTTCACAAACCCTAAAATAGGCGGGGGATATGTGGGCAAGAACCATACTTTCAAAGATGGCAAAGTAGGTGACGAAACGGGCTGGCTGGCCAAAGACAATACCCTGCTCGGCAGCGGTTACATTGCATTGCAGGCCGAAAGTCATCCGATAGATTTCAGAAACATTGAAGTACTTAACCTCAAAGGCTGCATGGATCCCAAGGCTGTTAACTACAAATCGTACTACGTCGCAAACGACAAAGCAGCCTGTAAGTACCGAAAATAG
- the rnr gene encoding ribonuclease R, with the protein MKKKKINKENRNTTVARKPHHILSSVDELKADIAAFFDLNSEHSFRPYEVHDQFGVEDRKIKQLFNEILQELEETGRIIFNKDGTYSAGLAKTVETATTGRVDRINKSFAFVIIEGREDDIYVDADLLNGAWDGDIVQIQPLTKNLGNRSVKGDSGKKRTEGRVTEIVERKSGEIVGIIEVNPRFAVVQPDNKKLFDPIYLEPEAVQNAQTGDKVIVKVTAWPTRRSQAEGELIQVLGKAGTNDVEMHAILAEFGLPYQFPEMVEAEAQKIPNKIAKKEIAKRKDIRKVLTFTIDPVDAKDFDDALSIQYLDEGNIEVGVHIADVSHYVLPDTELEKEAYRRATSVYLVDRTVPMLPEKLSNNLCSLRPNEDRLAFSAIFELSPKGKILKEWFGRTVIHSDRRFSYEEAQQVLDSGEGDYPNELAALNKLAKVFRKERFKNGAINFETPEVRFKLDEQGKPLGIYQKERHDSHKLIEEFMLLANKRVAEFVYGLSKGEKKNTMVYRIHEAPDPDRLKTFATFVAKLGHKLEVEEENKIAKSMNSMLKEVEGKPEQNLIEQLAVRTMAKARYSVADLGHFGLAFKRYSHFTSPIRRYPDVMAHRLLQHYLDGGGSVDAEAYEAASKHSSDRERLASEAERASIKYKQVEFMSMMDKDKEWDGIITGVTEFGIFVEITETASEGLIRMTDLGDDYYELEKDNYRIVGQRTRKIYAFGDQVKVKIKETNLARRSMDLYLAGTTLSARSRNGSGLQESTRNREGSRSSKPRRSSSPEPKGRRRRR; encoded by the coding sequence ATGAAAAAGAAAAAAATAAATAAGGAAAATCGAAATACCACTGTGGCCAGAAAACCGCATCATATTTTGTCTTCCGTTGATGAACTGAAAGCCGACATAGCCGCCTTTTTTGACCTTAACAGCGAGCATTCGTTCAGACCATACGAGGTGCACGACCAGTTTGGTGTGGAGGACAGAAAAATCAAGCAGCTCTTCAATGAAATACTCCAAGAGCTGGAAGAAACCGGTCGTATTATATTTAACAAGGATGGTACATACTCGGCGGGTTTGGCAAAAACTGTCGAAACGGCCACCACAGGGCGTGTGGATAGAATTAATAAGTCCTTTGCCTTTGTAATAATCGAAGGACGGGAGGATGATATCTATGTGGATGCAGATCTTTTAAATGGGGCATGGGACGGAGATATTGTACAGATCCAGCCGCTTACCAAAAACCTCGGAAACCGGTCTGTCAAGGGTGATTCCGGCAAAAAACGTACCGAGGGGCGTGTCACAGAGATCGTGGAAAGGAAAAGTGGGGAAATTGTAGGCATTATTGAAGTCAATCCCAGGTTTGCGGTTGTCCAGCCAGATAACAAAAAACTGTTTGACCCCATATACCTGGAACCGGAAGCCGTTCAGAACGCGCAAACCGGCGACAAGGTAATCGTAAAAGTGACGGCCTGGCCCACGCGCCGCAGCCAGGCAGAAGGTGAACTGATACAGGTACTGGGGAAAGCAGGAACCAATGACGTCGAAATGCATGCGATCCTCGCCGAGTTTGGACTTCCCTATCAGTTCCCCGAGATGGTTGAGGCGGAGGCGCAAAAGATCCCCAACAAGATTGCCAAGAAGGAAATCGCCAAAAGAAAGGATATCCGTAAAGTACTTACTTTCACCATTGACCCCGTTGACGCCAAGGACTTTGACGACGCACTGTCCATACAATACCTGGACGAAGGCAATATCGAAGTAGGTGTTCACATTGCCGATGTTTCGCATTATGTATTGCCCGACACCGAACTCGAAAAAGAGGCATACCGCCGTGCTACTTCGGTTTATCTGGTGGACAGAACGGTACCCATGCTTCCCGAAAAACTCTCCAATAACCTGTGCTCGCTGCGACCAAATGAAGATCGCCTTGCATTTTCCGCAATTTTCGAATTAAGCCCGAAAGGAAAAATACTCAAGGAATGGTTTGGCAGGACGGTAATCCATTCGGACCGCCGGTTTTCATACGAAGAAGCACAGCAGGTGCTGGATTCCGGAGAAGGCGATTATCCCAACGAACTTGCTGCCCTGAATAAACTGGCCAAGGTTTTCAGAAAGGAAAGGTTCAAAAACGGCGCCATCAATTTCGAAACGCCCGAAGTCAGGTTTAAACTTGATGAGCAGGGAAAACCGCTGGGTATTTATCAGAAAGAGCGGCATGACTCCCATAAGCTGATAGAAGAATTTATGCTGCTGGCTAATAAAAGAGTCGCTGAGTTTGTATATGGTTTATCAAAAGGGGAAAAGAAAAATACCATGGTATACCGTATTCACGAAGCGCCGGACCCTGACAGGCTTAAAACTTTTGCCACATTTGTTGCCAAACTTGGCCATAAACTGGAAGTGGAAGAGGAAAATAAAATTGCCAAATCCATGAACAGCATGCTCAAAGAAGTGGAAGGAAAACCCGAGCAAAACCTCATTGAACAACTTGCCGTGCGCACCATGGCCAAGGCAAGGTACAGCGTGGCAGACCTCGGCCATTTTGGGCTGGCTTTCAAAAGATACTCTCACTTTACTTCGCCGATCAGGCGTTATCCGGATGTGATGGCACATCGCCTGCTTCAGCACTATCTGGACGGTGGCGGTTCTGTTGATGCGGAAGCTTATGAAGCTGCATCCAAACATTCCTCGGACCGGGAACGACTGGCATCCGAAGCCGAACGCGCATCCATCAAATACAAACAAGTGGAGTTCATGAGTATGATGGACAAGGATAAAGAATGGGACGGGATTATCACGGGCGTTACAGAATTTGGGATTTTTGTGGAAATCACCGAAACTGCATCCGAAGGCCTCATCAGGATGACGGACCTGGGCGACGACTATTACGAACTTGAAAAGGATAATTACCGTATTGTGGGGCAGCGCACCAGGAAAATATATGCTTTCGGTGATCAGGTAAAAGTAAAGATCAAAGAAACAAACCTGGCACGCCGAAGTATGGATCTGTATCTGGCAGGAACCACTCTTTCAGCACGTTCCAGAAATGGAAGCGGTTTGCAGGAAAGTACCCGAAACCGGGAAGGAAGCCGCTCCTCTAAACCCAGAAGATCGTCAAGCCCTGAACCAAAGGGCAGGAGGAGAAGAAGGTAA
- a CDS encoding 3'-5' exonuclease produces the protein MTDEFRRKAKNFLLLDIETVSSFASYEQLPERMQKLWDKKAATLRKTDDTTSNADFFYQRGAIYSEFGKIVCIAFGAYYWNEKEEISFKVRSFSGNDEPKLLQDFKALLERYAPGELTLCAHNGKEFDFPFLCRRMLIHGIEIPKALQVTGKKPWEILHQDTMDLWKFGDYKSYTSLDLLAAVFDIPGSKNEMSGDQVTKVYYEENDLEKICRYCREDVVVLGQLYLKLNCMQTVLPENVTRVE, from the coding sequence ATGACCGATGAATTCCGAAGGAAAGCCAAAAATTTCCTACTACTCGATATTGAAACCGTTTCGTCCTTTGCTTCCTATGAGCAGCTGCCTGAGCGCATGCAGAAACTCTGGGACAAAAAAGCCGCCACTTTAAGAAAAACCGACGATACCACTTCCAACGCCGATTTTTTCTATCAGAGAGGCGCCATTTATTCTGAATTCGGGAAGATCGTCTGCATTGCCTTCGGAGCCTATTACTGGAATGAAAAAGAGGAGATATCCTTCAAGGTAAGATCGTTTTCGGGAAACGACGAACCGAAATTGCTACAGGATTTCAAAGCGCTTCTGGAAAGATATGCTCCCGGCGAACTGACCCTCTGCGCCCATAACGGCAAAGAATTTGATTTCCCGTTTTTGTGCCGCCGCATGCTGATCCACGGGATCGAAATCCCCAAAGCTTTGCAAGTAACCGGTAAGAAACCCTGGGAGATACTGCATCAGGATACGATGGATCTCTGGAAATTTGGTGATTATAAAAGTTATACTTCGCTGGATCTGCTGGCCGCCGTGTTTGATATCCCCGGAAGCAAGAACGAAATGAGTGGAGACCAGGTTACCAAGGTATACTATGAGGAGAACGACCTGGAAAAAATATGCCGTTACTGCCGGGAAGATGTGGTTGTGCTGGGGCAGCTATACCTGAAACTTAACTGTATGCAGACCGTCCTGCCAGAAAATGTTACCCGTGTGGAATAG
- the lipB gene encoding lipoyl(octanoyl) transferase LipB: MNTLINKQVSFHNLGLIDYQEAWDYQEKLFADTILVKTTNRSLSEEEQQPTPNHLIFCEHPHVYTLGKSGKADHLLLQEEDLSAKQATFYKINRGGDITYHGPGQLVGYPILDLDNFFTDIHKYMRLLEEAVILSLAEYGVKAGRISGLTGVWLDYEEQQNPRKICAMGVKSSRWVTMHGFALNVNTDLSYFGNIVPCGIQDKAVTSLAAELGREIPMEEISLKLKNHLTDLFLMEWQN, encoded by the coding sequence ATGAATACCCTCATCAATAAACAGGTAAGTTTTCATAACCTTGGCCTGATCGATTATCAGGAAGCCTGGGATTATCAGGAGAAACTTTTTGCAGATACCATTCTGGTCAAAACCACAAACCGTAGTCTGTCAGAAGAGGAACAGCAGCCAACACCCAACCACCTCATTTTCTGTGAACATCCGCATGTTTACACCCTGGGAAAAAGCGGAAAGGCCGATCACCTGCTTTTACAGGAAGAGGACCTGAGTGCAAAACAGGCCACTTTTTACAAGATCAACCGGGGAGGAGATATCACTTACCACGGGCCTGGGCAGCTAGTGGGTTATCCGATCCTGGATCTGGATAATTTTTTTACCGATATCCATAAGTACATGCGTCTGCTGGAGGAAGCAGTGATCCTTTCCCTGGCGGAGTATGGCGTAAAAGCAGGCAGGATCAGCGGGCTGACGGGCGTTTGGCTGGATTATGAAGAACAGCAAAATCCAAGAAAAATATGTGCCATGGGTGTCAAATCGAGCCGCTGGGTTACCATGCATGGATTTGCCCTGAATGTGAATACAGATTTGAGTTATTTCGGGAATATTGTACCTTGTGGTATTCAGGATAAGGCTGTAACCTCCCTCGCAGCGGAATTGGGGCGGGAAATACCAATGGAAGAAATATCCCTGAAATTAAAAAATCATCTGACAGATCTGTTCCTGATGGAATGGCAAAATTAG
- a CDS encoding YraN family protein, translated as MAAHNETGTWGEDKASAFLTDHGFEIVEKNYRYKHAEIDLIAKKNKTLVFIEVKTRSGTGFGMPEEFVNYTKAKLIMKAAENYIYSVDWHFDVRFDIVSILILPNGSLNIRHIEDAFS; from the coding sequence ATGGCCGCACACAATGAAACCGGAACCTGGGGCGAAGACAAAGCCTCGGCTTTTTTAACCGATCATGGATTTGAGATCGTCGAGAAAAACTACAGATACAAACATGCGGAGATCGACCTGATCGCGAAGAAAAATAAAACGCTGGTGTTTATTGAGGTAAAGACGCGTAGTGGTACTGGGTTTGGTATGCCGGAAGAATTTGTGAATTATACCAAAGCAAAGCTTATCATGAAGGCCGCTGAAAATTATATTTATAGCGTCGACTGGCATTTTGATGTTCGTTTTGATATTGTTTCCATACTTATTCTTCCCAACGGAAGCCTCAATATCAGGCACATAGAAGATGCATTTAGCTGA
- a CDS encoding sugar phosphate isomerase/epimerase family protein: MIKALNSKPASMNLELLSRREAIQRSAILIGAFAAEKLTGKKSPRFRLGACDWSVGNSMNPKAFDIASQIGLQGIQVSYNTSKDEKGLTVPETLLAIKEASKRTGVKISSLAIGELNRTPYKSEAKTEEWVWNSVDAAKELKAPVILLAFFGQGDLRNDEPGKKAVIQRLKSVAPHAEKLGITLGIESYLTAQEHMDIIDAVGSKAVKVYYDFRNAVDAGNDIFKEIPMLGKELICEIHMKENGQRLGEGTLDWPRIANALKEIDYRGWMQIEWASPKGADIVECYRHNRKYLEGLFSFG, translated from the coding sequence ATGATAAAGGCTCTAAATTCCAAACCTGCTTCCATGAATCTTGAATTACTCAGTCGCCGGGAGGCCATTCAGAGGAGCGCCATATTGATTGGTGCATTTGCTGCGGAAAAACTCACAGGGAAGAAATCTCCCCGGTTCAGGCTTGGGGCATGTGACTGGTCCGTCGGTAACAGCATGAACCCCAAAGCATTTGACATCGCCAGTCAAATAGGGCTGCAGGGAATTCAGGTGAGTTACAATACATCAAAAGATGAAAAGGGCCTTACGGTACCCGAAACACTTTTGGCCATTAAGGAAGCTTCCAAACGTACAGGAGTTAAAATTTCAAGTCTGGCCATAGGAGAATTAAACAGGACGCCTTACAAGTCCGAAGCCAAAACCGAAGAATGGGTCTGGAACAGCGTTGATGCAGCGAAGGAGCTGAAAGCGCCGGTTATTTTGCTCGCTTTTTTTGGGCAGGGCGATCTGCGGAATGATGAACCAGGCAAGAAAGCCGTGATTCAGCGGTTGAAGAGCGTAGCCCCGCACGCGGAAAAACTGGGAATTACGCTGGGTATCGAATCCTATCTTACAGCGCAGGAGCACATGGATATAATTGATGCGGTGGGTTCCAAGGCAGTGAAGGTATATTACGATTTTAGAAATGCCGTGGATGCCGGGAACGATATATTCAAGGAAATTCCAATGCTTGGCAAGGAGCTGATCTGTGAAATCCACATGAAAGAAAACGGCCAGCGCCTGGGCGAGGGAACGCTCGACTGGCCGCGGATAGCCAACGCATTAAAAGAAATTGATTACAGGGGGTGGATGCAGATAGAGTGGGCAAGCCCCAAGGGTGCGGATATTGTAGAATGCTACCGACACAACCGTAAATACCTTGAGGGATTATTTTCTTTCGGGTAA
- a CDS encoding PVC-type heme-binding CxxCH protein produces MSGNGQQGGNARQSGMPVITADDSSRLYVPDDLEVTLWAEAPMFYNPTNMDIDKKGRVWVTEAVNYRDFNTKPAERLSHKQKGDRVMILEDKDGDGKAESSKVFVEDSLLTAPLGIAVIGNKVIVSCAPNLIVYTDTDGDDKPDKREVLLTGFGGFDHDHSLHSLVAGPDGRYYFNTGNAGPHHVTDKGGWKLNSGSLYTGGTPYNKSNEGNQRSDDGRVWVGGMALRINPDGTGLKVLGHNFRNSYEVCLDSYGNMWQNDNDDQVITCRVSFLQENGNAGYFSADGTRFWQADRRPGQDIFTTHWHQEDPGVMPAGDNSGAGSPTGIVFYEGDQLGKKYRGTLLSCEAGRNVIFAYQPEIQGAGFLLKRKDLISSFPQTSERYEWYETDGDTRKWFRPSDISVGPDGALYIADWYDPIVGGHGMKDKAGYGRIYRITPKGKKLTVPETDLSSTTGLVEALKNPAVNVRALAFEGLRSKGDAVVNDVKTLLSAENPYHQARAIWLLGQLGEKGKAEVVKLLQSGNAAQRLAAFRSLRAVSAEKPYLLQMSKDTDAAVRREVGIALRDVPYEEAKGPVLELIKRYDGKDPWMLEAIGTASDGKEEKVYGDVKETFKADPANWNAQRAGLAWRLHPVAAIGDLKIRAGSAKVLDTERRKALTAIAFIKNKQAAEAMIALSKSNLPDVASTASWWVNFRKTNDWADLMNWEEAVAKAMTPAYNKMLGLKKTVADKNTAIPVRIEAARKMAADKDGGNILVDMRVQGQLADTIARAVSGIIFKNPDQNVRVVASQFFPRNGKVLKTDFIARMQGNPQKGKMVFLNNCTSCHKLGTQGADIGPDLTLIHTKFDKPGLLDAIVNPSASMVFGYEAYTITTKKGQTYFGFLLSDGGTVVLKDVSGQKYTIKKDDIRSREKMGQSLMPEPTTLGLNEQDLADLTTYLLGIK; encoded by the coding sequence ATGTCGGGCAACGGACAGCAGGGCGGCAATGCGCGGCAATCGGGTATGCCTGTTATCACTGCTGACGACTCCTCCCGCTTGTATGTTCCGGATGACCTGGAGGTAACCCTGTGGGCAGAAGCACCTATGTTTTACAACCCAACGAACATGGATATTGATAAGAAAGGAAGGGTGTGGGTAACAGAGGCAGTTAATTACAGGGATTTTAACACTAAACCTGCGGAACGGCTTAGCCACAAGCAAAAAGGTGACCGGGTGATGATCCTCGAAGACAAAGACGGCGACGGCAAAGCGGAAAGTTCAAAAGTATTTGTGGAAGACAGCCTGCTCACCGCCCCGCTGGGAATTGCTGTCATTGGCAACAAGGTCATCGTTTCCTGTGCACCAAACCTTATTGTTTATACTGATACGGACGGGGACGATAAACCGGACAAACGCGAGGTACTGCTCACCGGCTTCGGCGGGTTTGATCATGACCATTCGCTTCATTCTCTGGTTGCAGGGCCCGACGGCCGTTATTATTTCAATACCGGGAATGCAGGACCACATCATGTGACGGACAAAGGGGGCTGGAAACTGAACAGCGGCAGCCTGTATACCGGCGGAACACCGTACAATAAATCCAATGAGGGAAATCAGAGATCGGATGACGGCCGGGTTTGGGTTGGTGGAATGGCTTTGAGGATTAATCCTGACGGAACGGGTTTAAAAGTATTGGGGCATAATTTCCGTAACAGTTATGAGGTTTGTCTGGATAGCTATGGCAACATGTGGCAGAATGATAATGACGACCAGGTGATTACCTGCCGGGTTTCATTTTTGCAGGAAAACGGAAATGCGGGATATTTTTCGGCAGATGGTACCAGGTTCTGGCAGGCCGACCGTCGTCCGGGACAGGATATCTTTACCACGCACTGGCACCAGGAGGATCCGGGGGTGATGCCAGCCGGAGATAACTCAGGGGCAGGGTCTCCCACGGGTATTGTGTTTTACGAAGGCGATCAGCTCGGGAAAAAATACAGAGGTACCTTGTTGAGCTGTGAAGCAGGGCGTAATGTTATTTTTGCTTACCAGCCAGAGATACAGGGTGCAGGATTTCTACTCAAACGGAAAGATCTGATCAGTTCGTTTCCACAAACTTCGGAAAGATATGAATGGTACGAAACAGATGGGGATACCCGCAAATGGTTTCGCCCGTCTGACATTTCGGTCGGGCCTGATGGCGCACTTTATATTGCCGATTGGTATGATCCGATCGTGGGCGGACACGGAATGAAAGACAAGGCGGGTTATGGAAGGATTTACAGAATTACACCGAAAGGAAAAAAATTAACAGTCCCGGAAACAGACCTTAGCAGTACTACGGGATTGGTGGAAGCATTGAAAAATCCGGCGGTAAATGTCAGAGCCCTCGCTTTTGAAGGACTGAGAAGCAAAGGAGATGCCGTAGTTAACGATGTTAAAACCTTGTTGTCTGCTGAAAACCCATATCATCAGGCAAGGGCAATATGGCTTTTGGGACAGCTTGGTGAGAAGGGCAAAGCGGAGGTAGTGAAATTACTTCAGTCTGGCAATGCGGCGCAACGTCTTGCTGCTTTCCGTTCGCTCAGGGCGGTGTCGGCAGAAAAGCCCTATTTATTACAAATGTCCAAAGACACGGATGCGGCCGTTCGAAGGGAAGTAGGGATAGCATTACGGGATGTTCCTTATGAAGAAGCCAAAGGCCCTGTACTTGAGTTGATTAAAAGGTACGACGGTAAAGATCCCTGGATGCTGGAAGCTATTGGAACGGCGTCGGACGGCAAGGAGGAAAAGGTATATGGTGATGTGAAGGAAACATTCAAGGCAGACCCTGCAAACTGGAATGCACAACGCGCAGGGTTGGCATGGAGGCTACATCCGGTTGCCGCCATCGGTGATCTGAAGATAAGGGCGGGCTCTGCAAAAGTACTTGATACGGAACGCAGAAAGGCATTAACAGCGATTGCTTTCATCAAAAATAAACAAGCGGCGGAAGCAATGATCGCGCTTTCCAAATCGAACCTGCCTGACGTTGCCTCCACGGCTTCCTGGTGGGTGAATTTCAGGAAAACCAATGATTGGGCAGATCTTATGAATTGGGAAGAAGCCGTTGCCAAGGCCATGACACCTGCTTACAATAAAATGCTCGGTCTCAAAAAAACGGTTGCGGATAAAAACACGGCCATACCGGTAAGAATTGAAGCTGCCAGGAAAATGGCTGCCGATAAAGACGGCGGTAATATCCTGGTTGACATGCGGGTACAGGGCCAGCTGGCGGACACCATTGCCAGGGCAGTAAGTGGAATTATTTTCAAAAATCCTGACCAGAATGTCAGAGTGGTAGCCAGCCAGTTTTTCCCAAGAAACGGTAAGGTTTTAAAAACCGATTTTATTGCCCGCATGCAGGGGAATCCGCAAAAGGGGAAAATGGTATTTTTAAACAATTGCACTTCCTGCCATAAACTGGGCACCCAGGGGGCAGACATAGGGCCCGACCTGACCCTCATCCATACCAAGTTTGACAAGCCTGGATTACTGGACGCCATTGTGAATCCCTCTGCGAGTATGGTATTTGGTTATGAGGCCTACACCATCACTACCAAAAAGGGCCAAACCTATTTCGGCTTCCTGCTGAGTGATGGTGGGACTGTTGTTTTGAAAGACGTATCGGGGCAAAAGTACACGATCAAAAAGGACGACATCCGCAGCAGGGAGAAAATGGGACAGTCGCTTATGCCGGAGCCAACCACCCTGGGGTTAAATGAACAGGACCTGGCCGACCTGACCACCTATTTATTGGGCATAAAATGA